The proteins below are encoded in one region of Polynucleobacter sp. AP-Elch-400A-B2:
- the bchB gene encoding ferredoxin:protochlorophyllide reductase (ATP-dependent) subunit B — MKLTLWTYEGPPHVGAMRIATAMEKVHYVLHAPQGDTYADLLFTMIERMKKRPPVTYTTFQARDLGSDTAELFKDAARTAYARFKPDLLMVGASCTAELIQDDPGGLAAALDLPVPILPLELPAYQKKENWGAAETFYQMVRLLGQSFILPPGQQRPARASDAKPSCNILGPTALGFRHRDDVEEISRLLRDLGIEINVVAPLGADPADIARLHEADFNVNLYPETANTAVTWMSRSFGQPSTKTIPIGFKGTKAFIAEVCQLAGIECDVEKLSQSSKARWYALSVDSTYLTNKRVFIFGDATHAIAAAKVAAHEMGFKVVGLGTYSRELAREVREAAAELGLEAIITDDYLEVEEKITELQPELILGTQMERHIAKRLKIPCAVISSPVHVQDFPSRYSPQMGFEGACVLFDSWVHPLMMGLEEHLIGMFKGDFEFHDGAMPSHLGHATAPAKENLDKLPAMAPSKNGAPAWETDAEKELNKIPFFVRGKARRNTESYAVEQGLMSITLETLYDAKAHFRS, encoded by the coding sequence ATGAAGTTAACCCTCTGGACTTATGAGGGTCCGCCACATGTGGGCGCCATGCGGATTGCTACTGCAATGGAGAAAGTGCATTACGTACTGCATGCTCCACAGGGAGATACCTATGCTGATCTCCTGTTCACCATGATTGAGCGGATGAAGAAACGGCCACCGGTGACCTATACGACTTTTCAGGCGCGTGATTTAGGTAGTGATACTGCAGAGTTATTTAAAGATGCTGCAAGAACAGCTTATGCCCGTTTTAAACCCGATTTATTGATGGTAGGCGCTTCTTGTACAGCCGAGCTCATTCAAGATGATCCAGGTGGATTAGCTGCTGCCCTGGATTTACCAGTGCCAATATTGCCGCTTGAATTACCGGCATATCAAAAGAAAGAGAACTGGGGTGCAGCAGAAACCTTTTATCAGATGGTCCGCCTATTAGGGCAGTCATTTATTTTGCCTCCAGGCCAGCAACGCCCAGCCCGGGCATCGGATGCAAAGCCTAGTTGCAATATTTTGGGTCCTACCGCTTTGGGTTTTCGTCATCGCGATGATGTTGAGGAAATTTCACGCTTATTGCGTGACTTGGGTATTGAGATCAATGTGGTTGCACCACTAGGTGCTGATCCAGCGGATATTGCGCGCTTGCATGAGGCTGACTTTAATGTCAATTTATATCCAGAGACTGCAAATACTGCGGTAACTTGGATGAGCCGTAGCTTTGGTCAACCCTCAACCAAAACGATTCCTATTGGATTTAAAGGTACTAAAGCGTTTATAGCTGAAGTCTGCCAGTTAGCGGGTATTGAATGTGATGTCGAAAAATTAAGCCAATCATCCAAGGCGCGTTGGTATGCCTTATCGGTAGACTCAACCTATCTCACCAATAAAAGAGTATTTATTTTTGGTGATGCTACGCATGCAATCGCTGCAGCAAAGGTAGCTGCCCATGAAATGGGCTTCAAGGTAGTTGGATTGGGAACCTATAGTCGCGAATTGGCTCGTGAAGTACGTGAAGCTGCCGCCGAACTTGGCCTTGAAGCAATCATCACAGACGATTATTTAGAAGTTGAAGAAAAGATTACCGAGCTTCAACCAGAGTTAATCCTGGGTACCCAGATGGAACGCCATATTGCCAAGCGCTTGAAAATACCTTGTGCAGTGATTTCATCGCCAGTTCACGTGCAAGACTTTCCATCTCGCTACTCCCCACAAATGGGTTTTGAAGGTGCTTGCGTATTATTTGATTCTTGGGTTCATCCACTCATGATGGGCCTAGAAGAGCATTTAATTGGCATGTTCAAAGGGGATTTTGAATTCCATGACGGTGCCATGCCATCGCATCTGGGTCATGCCACAGCTCCTGCTAAAGAAAACTTGGATAAATTACCTGCTATGGCCCCCTCTAAAAATGGAGCGCCCGCTTGGGAAACTGATGCAGAAAAAGAACTCAATAAGATTCCCTTTTTTGTAAGGGGTAAAGCCAGAAGAAATACAGAGAGTTATGCGGTAGAGCAGGGGCTTATGAGTATTACATTAGAAACTTTGTATGATGCAAAGGCACATTTTAGAAGTTAA
- a CDS encoding NAD-dependent epimerase/dehydratase family protein translates to MKIFLTGASGFVGSHLTDSLIAEGHELVSHFRKPQTINIQSHSNTAVWSGSLNDVEGLSKRLHGLDVVIHCAAEMKLWNSEKSLLETNVFMTKNILESSRRASIKQFIYMSDASIAKNPLGQNLNISESRALPSLQNFPYSHSKSQAEQWVLEAGDETFRTLSLRPATIWGRGDVVDQILGRAADLNKFGWFDQGDYLFSTCYIQNLCEAVNKSLLSDSNQESFFISDGPPMQFRQWMSTRLKAGHYKVPTLSIPRFFARPLAHFAENGWKYLPLRGEPPLIREMVHLMAHPFSVSIQKAKDQLGYEPLYAMEDGMLEIEKAADQ, encoded by the coding sequence ATGAAGATCTTTTTGACTGGGGCTAGTGGTTTTGTAGGTAGTCATTTGACTGACTCTTTAATTGCAGAGGGCCATGAGCTTGTATCTCACTTTCGTAAACCACAAACTATCAATATTCAATCTCACTCTAATACTGCGGTTTGGTCAGGAAGCCTGAATGATGTGGAGGGTTTATCAAAGAGGCTTCATGGTTTAGATGTCGTAATTCATTGCGCAGCAGAGATGAAGTTGTGGAATTCAGAAAAATCATTACTAGAGACTAACGTTTTCATGACGAAAAATATTCTTGAGTCATCAAGGCGAGCGAGTATTAAGCAGTTCATTTATATGAGTGATGCTTCAATTGCTAAAAATCCATTGGGTCAAAATCTGAATATTTCAGAATCTCGAGCTTTGCCATCATTACAAAACTTTCCTTATAGCCATAGTAAGTCGCAAGCAGAGCAGTGGGTTCTTGAAGCCGGTGATGAGACTTTTCGTACTCTGAGTCTGAGGCCCGCAACTATTTGGGGTAGAGGCGATGTCGTTGATCAGATCTTAGGCAGAGCTGCAGATCTCAATAAATTTGGCTGGTTTGATCAGGGTGATTACCTCTTCTCAACTTGCTATATTCAAAATCTTTGTGAAGCGGTTAATAAATCGCTATTGTCGGATTCAAATCAAGAGAGTTTTTTTATCAGCGATGGACCACCAATGCAATTTAGGCAATGGATGAGCACGAGACTGAAAGCGGGTCATTACAAGGTGCCAACCTTGTCCATACCCCGTTTCTTTGCCCGACCCCTGGCGCATTTCGCAGAAAATGGCTGGAAATACTTGCCGCTTCGTGGTGAGCCTCCCTTAATCAGGGAAATGGTTCATTTAATGGCACACCCTTTTTCTGTCTCTATTCAAAAGGCCAAAGATCAATTGGGATATGAACCGCTCTATGCCATGGAAGATGGCATGCTTGAGATCGAGAAAGCAGCTGATCAATAA
- a CDS encoding ferredoxin:protochlorophyllide reductase (ATP-dependent) subunit N, producing the protein MNSVTQEVKIDFQPLKERGQREVFCGLTGIIWLHRKIQDAFFLVVGSRTCAHLIQSAAGVMIFAEPRFATAIIDDRDLAGLADANDELDKVVKQLLERRPDIKLLFLVGSCPSEVIKLDLSRAAQRLGKTFAPSVRILNYSGSGIETTFTQGEDACLAALVQDLPQSTKSDEVELLVVGCLADVVEDQFHRIFKELGLKSFAFFPPRESTQKIVVGPKTKYLLAQPFLTDTARFLENMGAQRIAAPFPLGVEGTEKWFSAAATALNVSPEIFEKVIAPQRDRANKSLEPHREVLQGKSIFFFPDSQLEIPLARYLNRELGMNLMEVGVPYLHRQHMAEELAMLDPKTQLSEGQNVENQLDRCREQQPDMVVCGLGLANPLEAEGFTTKWSIELVFTPIQGFNQAADLAELFARPLTRKAKLMMTEAA; encoded by the coding sequence TTGAATTCTGTAACCCAGGAAGTGAAGATAGATTTCCAGCCCTTAAAAGAGCGTGGCCAAAGAGAGGTTTTCTGCGGGCTCACTGGGATTATCTGGCTTCATCGAAAAATTCAAGATGCCTTTTTTTTAGTGGTCGGCTCTCGTACTTGTGCTCACTTGATTCAATCTGCAGCAGGCGTGATGATCTTCGCAGAGCCACGTTTTGCAACTGCCATTATTGATGATCGTGATTTAGCTGGCCTTGCAGATGCAAATGATGAATTGGACAAGGTGGTAAAGCAATTACTTGAACGTCGTCCAGATATCAAACTATTGTTCTTGGTGGGCTCTTGTCCTTCTGAAGTGATTAAGTTGGATTTATCAAGGGCGGCACAACGCCTGGGCAAAACATTTGCTCCGAGTGTGCGTATTCTGAATTACTCTGGCAGCGGCATTGAAACAACCTTTACCCAAGGCGAAGATGCTTGTTTGGCTGCGCTAGTGCAGGATTTACCTCAGTCAACCAAATCTGATGAAGTTGAGCTATTGGTAGTAGGTTGCTTGGCTGATGTTGTTGAGGATCAATTCCATCGCATTTTTAAAGAGCTGGGCTTAAAGTCTTTTGCTTTTTTCCCGCCACGTGAATCTACTCAAAAAATCGTTGTCGGCCCAAAGACTAAATATTTATTGGCTCAGCCATTTCTGACGGATACCGCTAGGTTTCTAGAGAATATGGGGGCTCAAAGAATTGCCGCACCTTTTCCATTGGGGGTAGAAGGGACTGAAAAATGGTTCTCAGCCGCTGCTACAGCTTTGAATGTTTCTCCCGAGATATTTGAAAAAGTGATTGCCCCTCAGAGGGATCGTGCCAATAAGTCACTTGAGCCGCATCGTGAAGTTTTACAAGGTAAATCTATTTTCTTCTTCCCAGACTCTCAGTTGGAAATACCGTTAGCGCGTTATTTAAATAGAGAGCTGGGTATGAATCTAATGGAAGTGGGCGTTCCTTATTTGCATCGTCAGCATATGGCAGAAGAATTGGCGATGTTGGATCCTAAGACCCAATTATCAGAAGGGCAAAACGTAGAGAATCAGTTAGACCGTTGTCGTGAGCAACAACCAGACATGGTTGTTTGTGGACTGGGTCTGGCTAATCCATTAGAAGCTGAGGGCTTTACGACTAAGTGGTCCATTGAGCTTGTCTTTACGCCGATTCAAGGATTCAATCAAGCGGCTGATCTAGCGGAGTTGTTTGCGCGTCCCTTAACGAGAAAAGCGAAGCTCATGATGACGGAGGCTGCATGA